In Ignavibacteria bacterium, a single window of DNA contains:
- a CDS encoding four helix bundle protein — protein sequence MKDFRNLKVWELAHNIAMTVYKLTESFPREEIYGLTSQIRRAGISIPTNISEGCGRSSDADFKRFLQIAFGSACELEYLLFFSCELKYLSKIDYDEVVSQVIESKKMLSGLIRKLK from the coding sequence ATGAAAGATTTTCGAAATCTTAAAGTCTGGGAATTAGCTCACAACATCGCCATGACTGTCTATAAATTAACAGAATCGTTTCCAAGGGAAGAAATATATGGGCTAACTAGTCAAATTCGACGAGCGGGTATTTCAATCCCAACTAATATTTCTGAGGGTTGTGGACGCAGTTCAGATGCTGATTTTAAAAGATTTCTTCAAATTGCATTTGGCTCAGCCTGTGAACTGGAATACCTTTTATTTTTTTCGTGTGAATTAAAGTATCTGTCCAAAATTGATTACGATGAAGTTGTCTCACAAGTAATAGAATCAAAGAAAATGTTAAGCGGATTAATAAGAAAGTTAAAATAG